A window of Desulfatiglans sp. genomic DNA:
TGCCAGTATCGATGCCCCTTTTATCTTTAAAGAGGTTACAATAGACTTTCAGGAAGTAACAGTCCAGGGTCAGATAACATACAGAGTTTCTGATCCAATGAAATTATCAAGGTTAATGAATTTTACTCTTGGACCTGATGGGAAGAATTATACTTCAGAAGATCCTGATAAATTGCCTCAAAGACTTATAAATCACGCACAGGTTTTAACAAGAGATACACTAAAAGCTATGACTCTAAAAGAAGCACTGAAACAGGCTGGTAATATTGTTATTGCACTGCGGGAAGGATTCAAGAATGCCGAAACAATAACCAACCTTGGAATTGAAGTCGTAGACCTTTCAATTTTGGCGATAAAACCAACGCCTGAGACCTCCAGGGCACTTGAGGCTGAGGCAAGAGAACAAATCCTGAAAGAGGCCGATGATGCAATTTATTCCAGAAGAAATTCTGCGGTAGAACAGGAAAGGACTATAAAAGAAAATGAACTCAATACTGAAATCGCTGTAGAAAACAAGAAACGCCAGATAAAAGAAACACAGATGGATGCTGAAAAATCTGTTCAGCAAAAAAGAAGAGAGATTAAGGAGGCTGAAATGGCTGCTAAAATTTCTCTGGAGGAGAAAAATAAAGAACTTGTTGCACTGGCA
This region includes:
- a CDS encoding SPFH domain-containing protein, whose product is MFGIKFIKMQPTDYVIQYRKGKIVREGTGLFFFYYAPFSSLVRISVASIDAPFIFKEVTIDFQEVTVQGQITYRVSDPMKLSRLMNFTLGPDGKNYTSEDPDKLPQRLINHAQVLTRDTLKAMTLKEALKQAGNIVIALREGFKNAETITNLGIEVVDLSILAIKPTPETSRALEAEAREQILKEADDAIYSRRNSAVEQERTIKENELNTEIAVENKKRQIKETQMDAEKSVQQKRREIKEAEMAAKISLEEKNKELVALATENTKHEADTKAYSISVMMKAISGTDPKVIQSLASAGMDPSQLVAFAFKELAESASKIGQLNISPELLRELMAKQESK